One Nostoc sp. UHCC 0302 DNA window includes the following coding sequences:
- a CDS encoding DUF1392 family protein translates to MINQITALESCWHSSSPWGQSMPPLAVQMQEKVFLPNLNLSGYCCGVQWSIKQWIYAIVFNDVTLYLSSEEFHPTNVLENLTILTPAFWLGDVVEVNFSEQPQRRIIQGVFSLKNNWLYGVEWRSPILEETALSETQFVWLTDADLAKLQT, encoded by the coding sequence ATGATTAACCAGATTACCGCTTTGGAATCCTGTTGGCATTCTTCTTCACCCTGGGGTCAGTCTATGCCTCCGCTAGCAGTTCAAATGCAGGAAAAAGTTTTCTTGCCAAACTTAAATCTATCAGGCTACTGCTGTGGCGTTCAGTGGTCAATAAAGCAGTGGATTTATGCAATCGTCTTCAATGACGTAACGCTCTACTTGTCTAGTGAAGAATTTCATCCAACAAATGTACTTGAAAACCTCACTATTCTTACTCCAGCTTTTTGGTTAGGCGATGTAGTTGAGGTTAACTTCAGCGAACAACCTCAACGCCGAATTATACAAGGAGTTTTTAGCCTGAAAAACAATTGGCTTTACGGTGTCGAGTGGCGTTCTCCAATTTTAGAAGAAACGGCGCTTTCAGAAACCCAATTTGTATGGCTAACTGATGCTGACTTAGCCAAACTACAGACATAG
- a CDS encoding dienelactone hydrolase family protein, with protein sequence MQITKRNVELRVDDSLMRVYVAAPKTVGLYPGIVFYSDIYQLGDPMIRLANYLAGYGYVVAAPEIYHRIEPIGLVIEPDDLGRMRGNDDARRTAIADYDADCRAVVEFLQAESLVSPGKIGTLGFCIGGHLAFRAAFMSEIKASVCCYPTGIPSGKLGQGVADTIHRVSEIKGEMLLVFGTLDPHIPEHDRKTIIKALDNASVTNKVFLYEAEHTFMRDDGYRYDSAATTLAWAEITAFLERIFAS encoded by the coding sequence GTGCAAATCACTAAACGCAATGTTGAGTTAAGAGTAGATGACAGTTTGATGCGCGTCTATGTAGCAGCTCCCAAAACAGTAGGGCTTTACCCAGGTATTGTATTTTACAGTGATATATATCAGCTAGGTGATCCAATGATTCGTTTAGCTAACTATTTAGCAGGATATGGCTATGTAGTGGCAGCACCAGAAATTTATCATCGCATTGAGCCAATTGGTCTAGTTATCGAACCAGACGATTTAGGTCGGATGCGGGGCAATGATGATGCTCGTCGAACAGCGATCGCTGATTATGATGCAGATTGTCGTGCTGTAGTTGAATTTCTTCAAGCAGAAAGTTTGGTTTCTCCAGGCAAAATAGGCACTCTAGGTTTTTGTATTGGTGGACACTTGGCTTTCCGAGCCGCTTTCATGAGCGAAATTAAGGCTTCTGTCTGTTGCTACCCGACTGGTATTCCCAGTGGCAAGTTGGGACAAGGGGTAGCTGATACAATTCATCGGGTGAGTGAAATCAAAGGCGAGATGCTATTAGTATTCGGTACACTCGACCCACATATACCAGAACATGATCGAAAAACCATAATTAAAGCTTTGGATAATGCGAGTGTAACGAATAAAGTTTTCCTTTATGAGGCAGAGCATACTTTCATGCGCGATGACGGTTATCGCTACGATTCGGCTGCTACTACCTTGGCTTGGGCTGAAATAACCGCGTTTTTGGAACGTATATTTGCTAGCTGA
- a CDS encoding universal stress protein, with product MPESFVVFGGLTAFKDMELHLLTVAKKQMDDAAIAHLQTAQIKACTPSFAPICQIIHGEPERITANYVEKQDINLLIMRAYGHSRIRHLIIGSTTTPMLSSSYIPALLFR from the coding sequence TTGCCAGAAAGCTTTGTAGTTTTTGGCGGACTCACTGCTTTTAAAGATATGGAACTTCATCTGCTCACTGTAGCAAAGAAACAGATGGATGACGCAGCAATTGCTCACCTGCAAACTGCCCAAATAAAAGCATGTACACCTAGCTTTGCGCCAATTTGTCAGATAATACATGGCGAACCAGAAAGGATTACAGCTAACTACGTAGAAAAGCAAGATATCAATTTACTAATTATGCGAGCCTACGGACACAGCCGCATTCGGCACTTAATTATTGGCAGTACTACAACCCCAATGCTAAGCAGCAGCTACATTCCTGCTTTGCTCTTTAGGTAG
- a CDS encoding diflavin flavoprotein: protein MVALRENNQIISNPGRLTIKTVEIAAETTAIRCLDWDRDRFDVEFGLRNGTTYNSFLIQGEKIALIDTSHRKFEQLYLEILLGLIDPARIDYLIISHTEPDHSGLVKDILQLAPSITVVGAKIAIQFLENMVHQPFKTRVIKNGERLDLGNGHELEFISAPNLHWPDTILTYDHKTYTLYTCDVFGMHYCDDHTYDENIGSLEEDFKYYYDCLMSPNARSVLAALKRIEKLDIKTVATGHGPLLQHYISEWLGRYQNWSLEQAKTETLVALFYTEDYGYSEQLVRAVAHGCVKTGVAVELVVFNNAEPQEIRELVTQASGLVIGMPPQSSITAHAALSTILAAAHNKQTIGLLESGGGEDEPVYPLRNKFQELGLTEAFPPILVKEIPTQATEQLCDEAGTDIGQWLTRDRTIKQIKSINTNLEKALGRISTGLYIITARKGEIQSAMLASWVTQASVNPLGVAIAVSKERAIESFMQVGDRFVLNVLEEGKYQGFMKHFLKRFAPGADRFVGVKTYPATNGSPILAEALAYMECEITSRMDCGDHWVIYSTVQTGRVANINALTAAHHRKVGNHY from the coding sequence ATGGTTGCACTCAGAGAAAATAATCAAATTATTTCCAATCCAGGACGTTTAACAATTAAAACTGTTGAAATTGCTGCTGAAACAACTGCTATTCGTTGTCTCGATTGGGATAGAGACCGTTTTGATGTAGAGTTTGGTTTACGAAATGGGACAACCTATAATTCTTTTTTAATTCAAGGAGAAAAAATTGCTTTAATTGACACTTCTCACCGGAAGTTTGAGCAGTTATATCTGGAAATACTCTTAGGATTAATTGATCCAGCTAGAATAGACTATTTAATTATTAGTCACACAGAACCAGATCACAGTGGATTGGTCAAAGATATTTTACAGTTAGCTCCCTCCATTACCGTTGTCGGGGCTAAAATAGCTATTCAATTTTTAGAAAATATGGTTCACCAGCCATTTAAAACAAGGGTGATCAAAAATGGAGAACGCTTAGATTTAGGCAACGGACACGAATTAGAATTTATCTCTGCACCAAACTTACACTGGCCCGATACAATATTGACCTACGACCATAAAACTTACACTCTTTACACCTGTGATGTGTTTGGAATGCACTACTGTGATGACCATACCTATGATGAAAATATAGGTTCATTAGAAGAGGACTTTAAATATTACTATGATTGTCTGATGTCCCCCAATGCACGTTCTGTATTGGCAGCTTTGAAGCGGATTGAAAAATTAGACATCAAAACAGTTGCAACGGGACATGGCCCTTTACTACAACACTATATTTCAGAATGGCTTGGACGTTATCAAAACTGGAGTTTAGAACAAGCTAAAACAGAGACATTAGTAGCGCTGTTTTACACTGAAGATTATGGTTACAGTGAGCAATTAGTACGTGCTGTAGCACATGGATGCGTGAAAACAGGCGTGGCAGTAGAATTGGTAGTATTCAATAACGCTGAGCCTCAAGAAATTCGCGAATTAGTTACACAAGCTTCTGGTTTAGTTATTGGAATGCCGCCTCAATCTTCAATCACGGCTCATGCTGCTTTGAGTACTATTTTAGCTGCGGCGCACAATAAGCAGACCATTGGTTTATTAGAGTCAGGAGGGGGAGAAGATGAACCTGTTTATCCCTTACGCAATAAATTTCAAGAATTGGGATTAACTGAAGCCTTTCCCCCAATTTTAGTTAAGGAAATTCCTACACAAGCGACAGAACAACTTTGTGATGAAGCGGGAACAGATATCGGGCAGTGGTTAACTCGCGATCGCACCATTAAACAAATCAAATCTATCAATACCAACTTAGAAAAAGCCCTAGGGCGTATTAGCACAGGACTATATATTATCACTGCCAGAAAAGGAGAGATTCAAAGTGCAATGTTGGCTTCTTGGGTCACTCAAGCAAGTGTGAATCCTTTAGGAGTGGCGATTGCTGTATCCAAAGAACGGGCAATTGAATCTTTTATGCAAGTAGGCGATCGCTTTGTTTTGAACGTCTTAGAAGAAGGCAAATATCAAGGATTCATGAAACATTTTCTCAAGCGCTTTGCCCCTGGTGCAGATCGTTTTGTGGGAGTGAAGACATATCCTGCCACTAATGGATCTCCCATTCTTGCAGAAGCTTTAGCTTATATGGAATGTGAAATCACTAGCCGCATGGATTGTGGAGATCATTGGGTTATTTATAGCACCGTTCAAACTGGACGAGTTGCCAACATCAATGCACTTACTGCCGCCCATCACCGCAAAGTTGGAAATCATTACTAA